In Deltaproteobacteria bacterium GWC2_55_46, a single window of DNA contains:
- a CDS encoding copper-translocating P-type ATPase, with amino-acid sequence MPKDPVCGMEVDPSMSAGKSEHKGETVYFCSLKCKEKFDRDPSSYLGAGKPSGMKTGMEEAAPGASDTAKDPICGMVVDKGKSLKKELGGRTFYFCSDGCLRTFESPEEELKKMKRRVSIALAGVLVLAILRAAFFLGLAAGATILTWAPIPQLPWFTWGVWLFILVTPVQFIGGWSFYKGAYNAVRNRMINMDFLIALGTTVAYFYSVIVIFAPDILPVKVEERDVYFEVSAVIIAFVLLGKYMEEIIKKKSSAAVRKLLDLKPQVARVIRDAQEMEIPAEMVQVGEIVVVRPGEKIPADGLVMEGSSAVDEKMISGESMPVDKKPGDSVIGATMNKVGMLKFKAVRVGAETTISQIIKMVEEAQASSAPIQRIADKVSGYFVVFVVTVAFLSFFGWWATGNFPQGLLAFIAVLIIACPCALGIATPAALMVGVGKGAEAGILIRGGEYLERAQKLTTIVFDKTGTLTRGEPSVTDIVPFDSSTETVLMYAAMAEKGSEHPLGEAVVRAAAMDKAVVPDADSFEAVPGYGVKVAFRGDTVFFGNRRLMEANGVDIAGVEDSMKALEEQGKTAMLLARGATVMGIVAVADTLKESSIAAVSALKREGVEVIMLTGDNERTARSVAGQAGIDKVIANVLPGEKVGVVKRLQSEGKVVAMVGDGINDAPALAQADIGIAIGSGSDVAKETGGIILVKDDVRDVFAGIKLSRATMRKIKQNLFWAFIYNSIGIPIAALGFLNPIIAAAAMALSSLSVVANSATLKALKIEVS; translated from the coding sequence ATGCCAAAAGACCCGGTATGCGGGATGGAAGTAGACCCGTCGATGTCTGCTGGAAAGAGCGAGCACAAGGGCGAGACGGTCTATTTCTGCTCTCTCAAGTGCAAAGAAAAATTCGATAGAGACCCTTCGAGCTACCTCGGGGCAGGCAAGCCCTCCGGCATGAAGACCGGGATGGAAGAGGCGGCCCCAGGCGCCAGCGATACCGCGAAGGACCCTATCTGCGGCATGGTGGTCGATAAGGGAAAATCTTTAAAGAAGGAGCTTGGCGGAAGGACCTTCTACTTCTGCAGCGACGGGTGCCTAAGGACCTTCGAGTCTCCTGAAGAAGAGCTTAAGAAGATGAAGAGGCGGGTCTCTATCGCCCTGGCAGGGGTCCTCGTCCTTGCCATCCTCCGCGCCGCCTTTTTCCTTGGCCTCGCCGCCGGCGCGACCATACTCACCTGGGCGCCGATACCGCAGCTCCCCTGGTTCACATGGGGCGTCTGGCTCTTCATACTTGTAACCCCCGTACAGTTCATCGGCGGGTGGAGCTTTTACAAGGGTGCCTATAACGCCGTGAGGAACAGGATGATAAACATGGATTTCCTCATAGCCCTGGGCACGACGGTAGCGTACTTCTATTCCGTAATAGTCATATTCGCCCCTGACATATTGCCTGTCAAGGTCGAGGAGAGGGACGTCTACTTCGAGGTGTCGGCGGTTATCATCGCCTTTGTCCTCCTCGGAAAGTACATGGAGGAGATAATAAAGAAGAAGTCCTCGGCGGCAGTAAGGAAGCTACTTGACTTGAAGCCGCAGGTGGCGAGGGTCATAAGGGACGCTCAGGAGATGGAGATACCCGCTGAGATGGTCCAGGTCGGTGAAATTGTGGTAGTGAGGCCAGGCGAGAAGATACCGGCTGACGGTCTTGTAATGGAGGGCTCTTCCGCAGTGGATGAGAAGATGATAAGCGGCGAGTCCATGCCGGTCGATAAGAAACCGGGGGACAGCGTCATAGGCGCCACCATGAACAAGGTGGGCATGCTCAAGTTCAAGGCCGTAAGGGTCGGCGCAGAGACCACAATCAGCCAGATAATCAAAATGGTCGAGGAGGCGCAGGCCTCATCAGCCCCCATACAGAGGATAGCAGACAAGGTCTCCGGCTATTTCGTCGTTTTTGTTGTTACAGTGGCCTTTCTATCTTTCTTCGGGTGGTGGGCGACTGGTAATTTCCCGCAGGGGTTATTGGCTTTTATAGCTGTGTTGATCATAGCATGCCCATGCGCCCTCGGCATAGCGACCCCCGCTGCCCTCATGGTCGGGGTCGGAAAAGGGGCCGAGGCCGGCATTCTCATAAGAGGCGGCGAGTACCTGGAGAGGGCGCAGAAGCTCACTACTATTGTCTTTGACAAGACCGGGACCCTCACCCGGGGCGAGCCTTCAGTAACCGATATCGTGCCGTTCGATTCCAGTACTGAGACCGTCCTCATGTACGCCGCCATGGCAGAGAAGGGCTCGGAGCACCCGTTGGGCGAGGCTGTAGTAAGGGCCGCAGCGATGGATAAGGCAGTGGTCCCGGACGCGGATTCCTTCGAGGCTGTCCCCGGGTACGGGGTAAAGGTGGCCTTCAGGGGCGATACTGTCTTTTTCGGCAACAGGAGGCTCATGGAGGCGAATGGGGTCGATATAGCCGGGGTTGAGGATAGCATGAAGGCGCTTGAGGAACAGGGCAAGACAGCGATGCTCCTTGCGAGGGGCGCCACGGTAATGGGGATAGTGGCCGTTGCGGACACCCTGAAGGAGAGCTCGATAGCCGCCGTAAGCGCCCTTAAGAGGGAGGGCGTTGAGGTCATAATGCTTACCGGCGATAACGAAAGGACGGCGCGCTCGGTGGCCGGACAGGCCGGGATAGATAAGGTCATAGCCAATGTGCTTCCGGGCGAGAAGGTCGGGGTGGTAAAGAGGCTTCAGTCCGAGGGCAAGGTTGTGGCAATGGTCGGCGACGGCATAAACGACGCCCCGGCCCTGGCCCAGGCCGATATCGGCATAGCCATCGGCAGCGGCTCTGACGTGGCAAAGGAGACCGGGGGTATAATCCTCGTCAAGGACGACGTAAGGGATGTCTTTGCCGGTATAAAGCTCTCAAGGGCTACGATGAGGAAGATAAAGCAGAACCTCTTCTGGGCCTTCATCTATAACTCGATAGGCATCCCGATAGCGGCCCTCGGCTTTCTTAACCCTATCATCGCCGCCGCCGCCATGGCCTTAAGCTCACTTTCCGTCGTGGCCAACTCGGCGACCTTGAAGGCGTTGAAGATAGAGGTAAGCTGA
- a CDS encoding endonuclease produces the protein MRRKDLPTILTRYYDSLFTAFGPQGWWPGQTRFEVIIGAILTQNTNWTNVEKAIRNLRDKKCLTPEKLMGMKHDELASLIRPAGYFNIKAKRLRSFLDHLFTRHKGSLDRLLKQETQKLRSELLSINGIGPETADSILLYAGGHPEFVVDAYTKRMLSRHGLIKSDAGYDEVKALFMESLPRDIRLFNEYHALIVKTGKDFCRPKEPRCKECPLGMHLP, from the coding sequence ATGCGCCGCAAAGACCTACCCACGATCCTCACCAGATATTATGACTCTCTCTTCACCGCCTTCGGCCCTCAGGGCTGGTGGCCGGGGCAGACCCGCTTCGAGGTCATAATCGGGGCCATACTCACTCAGAACACCAACTGGACAAACGTAGAGAAGGCCATAAGGAACCTCCGCGACAAAAAATGTCTTACGCCTGAAAAGCTGATGGGCATGAAGCACGACGAGCTTGCCAGCCTCATAAGGCCCGCGGGGTACTTTAACATCAAGGCAAAAAGGTTAAGGAGCTTTCTCGACCACCTCTTCACCCGACACAAGGGAAGTCTCGACAGGCTCCTTAAGCAGGAGACTCAAAAGCTTCGTTCAGAGCTTCTTTCAATAAACGGCATCGGGCCTGAGACCGCCGATTCGATCCTCCTTTACGCCGGAGGCCACCCGGAGTTCGTTGTAGACGCCTACACCAAAAGGATGCTCTCAAGGCACGGGCTTATCAAGAGCGACGCCGGATACGATGAGGTAAAGGCCCTCTTTATGGAAAGCCTGCCCAGGGACATAAGGCTTTTTAATGAGTACCACGCGCTAATCGTAAAGACCGGTAAGGATTTTTGCAGGCCGAAGGAGCCGAGGTGCAAGGAATGCCCGCTTGGCATGCACCTGCCATGA
- a CDS encoding transcriptional regulator (regulates the expression of the iscRSUA operon), which produces MRLSTKGQYAVRAMVNLACHSGERPVTLKGISAEEGISLSYLEQLFVKLRKGRIVKSVRGPGGGYVLAKDASLISVGEIIAVVEEPLNPVACLDEDSAGCDRATRCTTQRVWKCLAEKIAEFLNSVSIDDLSREANALKNGQPRVNADLCGLTE; this is translated from the coding sequence TTGAGGCTTTCCACAAAAGGACAATACGCGGTGCGGGCGATGGTCAATCTGGCCTGCCACTCCGGCGAAAGACCGGTGACCTTAAAGGGTATTTCGGCTGAGGAAGGGATATCTTTATCCTATCTTGAACAGCTCTTCGTGAAGCTCAGGAAAGGCAGGATAGTCAAAAGCGTCCGGGGGCCTGGCGGAGGGTACGTGCTGGCAAAAGACGCGTCCCTCATAAGCGTGGGCGAGATAATAGCCGTGGTAGAAGAACCGCTTAACCCTGTGGCCTGCCTTGACGAAGATTCCGCCGGGTGCGACAGGGCCACGCGCTGCACCACCCAGCGTGTATGGAAGTGTCTTGCGGAAAAGATCGCCGAGTTTCTAAACTCGGTTTCCATAGATGACCTGAGCAGGGAGGCCAACGCCTTAAAGAACGGCCAGCCGCGCGTGAACGCGGACCTCTGCGGCTTAACTGAATAA
- a CDS encoding SAM-dependent methyltransferase has translation MALNWVAPFYDWYCPLIGLGRVFREKTVELADIRPGHKVLDVGCGTGVLTRMAAQKAGPDGSAAGIDPAPAMIGEARISAGREKSRAEFRVAAMEDLPFDDNSFDIALSSLMLHHLPPDVKIRGLAEVRRVLKPNGRLLLVDIDRPVTPLWWIIAWPLKLWPNTIEQVRGNIGAYLEQAGFRDIKKEGNWIKILGFWSAMK, from the coding sequence ATGGCGCTCAACTGGGTTGCCCCCTTCTACGACTGGTACTGCCCGCTAATTGGCCTTGGCAGGGTCTTCAGGGAAAAGACGGTGGAGCTTGCTGATATAAGGCCCGGGCATAAGGTGCTGGACGTGGGCTGCGGCACAGGGGTACTTACAAGGATGGCGGCTCAAAAAGCCGGACCTGACGGGAGCGCGGCAGGCATCGACCCTGCCCCGGCCATGATAGGGGAGGCAAGGATAAGCGCGGGAAGGGAGAAGAGCAGGGCAGAGTTCAGGGTCGCGGCCATGGAAGATCTGCCTTTCGACGACAATAGCTTTGACATCGCCCTTTCAAGCCTGATGCTCCATCACCTTCCGCCGGATGTCAAGATCAGGGGCCTTGCCGAGGTAAGGCGGGTGCTTAAGCCCAATGGGCGCCTTTTACTGGTAGATATAGACAGGCCGGTGACACCCTTATGGTGGATAATCGCATGGCCCCTTAAACTATGGCCGAACACCATAGAACAGGTGCGGGGCAATATCGGCGCGTATCTTGAGCAGGCGGGGTTCAGGGATATAAAAAAGGAGGGCAACTGGATCAAGATACTCGGCTTCTGGTCCGCGATGAAGTAG
- a CDS encoding cysteine desulfurase NifS, translating into MKRIYFDHNATTPVLDEVFDAMVPFLKEQWGNPSSIHWAGRGTKKALEDAREKVCALLNCAPLELIFTGSGTEGDNHAIKGLAWAKKDKGNHIITTKVEHPAVLNTCKHLQKEGFEVTCLDVDKYGLISLDELKAAITPKTILITVMFANNETGVLFPIKEIGAIAKEKGIAFHTDAVQAAGKIKIDVQDLNVDLLTISGHKLYGPKGVGALYVKRGTRLVPLIHGGHHERNRRGGTENVAGIIGMGKAAEVALRDMDREIAHLTVLRDRLEKGMAERVPHIMVNGAPDKRLANTANISFEFVEGESLLLNLDMKGIAASSGSACTSGSLEPSHVLVSMGLSHELSHGSVRFSLGKSNTAEEIDYLLEIMPPIVERMRSMSPLYAGAAK; encoded by the coding sequence TTGAAGAGGATCTACTTCGACCACAACGCGACTACCCCTGTGCTTGATGAGGTATTCGATGCCATGGTGCCGTTCCTGAAAGAGCAGTGGGGCAACCCGTCCTCGATACACTGGGCTGGAAGGGGCACGAAGAAGGCTTTGGAGGATGCCAGAGAAAAGGTATGCGCCCTCCTTAACTGCGCCCCCCTTGAGCTCATATTCACAGGCTCCGGCACGGAGGGCGACAATCACGCCATTAAAGGGCTTGCCTGGGCCAAGAAGGACAAGGGCAACCACATAATAACCACCAAGGTAGAGCACCCGGCGGTGCTCAACACCTGCAAGCACCTCCAGAAGGAGGGCTTTGAGGTGACCTGTCTCGACGTTGACAAGTACGGGCTTATAAGCCTCGACGAGCTCAAGGCCGCCATAACGCCCAAGACCATACTTATAACGGTCATGTTCGCTAACAACGAAACCGGCGTCCTCTTCCCCATAAAGGAGATAGGCGCGATAGCGAAAGAAAAGGGCATCGCCTTCCATACCGATGCCGTGCAGGCGGCTGGAAAGATAAAGATAGACGTGCAGGACCTGAACGTCGACCTCCTCACCATCTCCGGCCACAAGCTCTACGGCCCCAAGGGAGTGGGGGCGCTTTACGTGAAGCGTGGCACCAGGCTCGTGCCCCTCATCCACGGCGGCCACCACGAGAGGAACAGGAGGGGCGGCACCGAGAACGTGGCCGGCATAATCGGCATGGGCAAGGCCGCCGAGGTGGCGCTCCGCGATATGGACAGGGAGATAGCGCACCTTACCGTCCTTCGTGACAGGCTTGAGAAGGGCATGGCCGAGCGTGTCCCGCACATAATGGTGAACGGGGCGCCAGACAAGAGGCTCGCTAACACGGCGAACATCTCCTTCGAGTTCGTCGAGGGCGAATCGCTCCTTCTGAACCTTGACATGAAGGGCATAGCGGCCTCAAGCGGCTCTGCCTGCACCTCAGGAAGCCTTGAGCCTTCCCATGTGCTTGTCTCAATGGGACTAAGCCACGAGCTTTCACACGGCTCCGTGAGGTTCAGCCTCGGCAAATCCAATACGGCCGAGGAGATAGACTACCTTTTAGAGATAATGCCGCCCATAGTGGAGCGGATGAGGTCCATGTCCCCGCTATATGCCGGGGCGGCGAAGTAG
- a CDS encoding pseudouridine synthase has translation MRAAGTRTRPKKTQAPAESRLERLQKIIATAGITSRRKAEELITQGRVTVNGKEITELGAKADPLQDRIEVDGKRISVKGPKVYILLYKPKGYISSVSDEHGRPVVTNLVSRLRLRVYPVGRLDYDAEGVLLLTNDGDLSNRLIHPTFQVPKKYLVKVKDAPAREKLDKLEKGIRLEDGKTLPAKAKFVRATQENSWIELTVFEGRNHLVKRMCMAIGHPVQKLKRVEFAGLRLGTLKPGEFRLLTEDEVAELKGMKGE, from the coding sequence ATGAGAGCGGCTGGGACGAGGACGAGGCCGAAGAAGACTCAGGCACCGGCAGAGTCCCGCCTGGAGAGGCTTCAGAAGATAATAGCGACGGCGGGGATAACCTCCCGGAGGAAGGCGGAGGAGCTCATAACCCAGGGCCGGGTGACGGTAAACGGGAAGGAAATAACTGAGCTCGGCGCCAAGGCAGACCCGCTTCAGGACAGGATAGAGGTAGACGGCAAGAGGATATCGGTCAAGGGGCCGAAGGTATATATACTCCTTTACAAGCCCAAGGGCTACATAAGCTCGGTCTCCGACGAGCATGGCAGGCCTGTGGTCACCAACCTCGTCTCAAGGTTGCGCTTAAGGGTCTATCCGGTGGGCAGGCTCGACTATGACGCCGAGGGTGTGCTTCTGCTGACCAACGACGGCGACCTCTCGAACAGGCTCATACACCCCACATTCCAGGTCCCCAAGAAATACCTCGTCAAGGTAAAGGACGCCCCGGCAAGGGAGAAGCTCGACAAGCTCGAAAAGGGGATACGCCTCGAGGACGGCAAGACCCTTCCGGCAAAGGCCAAGTTCGTAAGGGCGACTCAGGAGAACTCGTGGATCGAGCTTACGGTCTTCGAGGGCAGGAACCACCTGGTGAAAAGGATGTGCATGGCCATAGGCCATCCGGTGCAGAAGCTCAAGAGGGTCGAGTTCGCAGGCTTAAGACTCGGCACGCTCAAGCCGGGCGAGTTCCGATTGCTCACCGAAGATGAAGTGGCTGAGCTTAAGGGGATGAAAGGGGAATAA
- a CDS encoding tRNA (adenosine(37)-N6)-dimethylallyltransferase MiaA: MERTKIVIIAGPTASGKTELAATLATLFDGEVISADSMQVYRSMDIGTAKPSKEELGDVPHHLIDIVGPREEYTAARFKKDAADKISEIRSRGRNVFMAGGTGLYIKALTQGLFEGPEADWDLRRGLLEIAGSKGRAAIHEMLKEVDPESAAKIHPNNLHRVVRALEVYELSKKPISGLQKEHSFSSSPYETLKIGLAKERTELYSDIDHRVDRMIAAGLLDETKKLLAMGYRSDLKPMRGLGYKEMTGFINGEYAFDEAVRLLKRNTRHYAKRQLTWFKGDHEIRWFNPADKTGIITIVREFLD; this comes from the coding sequence ATGGAAAGAACAAAGATCGTCATAATAGCCGGGCCAACGGCCTCGGGTAAAACGGAACTCGCCGCTACACTGGCAACTCTCTTTGACGGCGAGGTCATAAGCGCCGATTCGATGCAGGTCTACAGATCCATGGATATCGGCACCGCGAAGCCATCAAAAGAAGAGCTGGGCGACGTCCCTCACCATCTCATCGACATCGTCGGCCCCCGGGAGGAATATACGGCGGCAAGGTTCAAAAAAGATGCCGCTGACAAGATAAGCGAGATACGCTCAAGGGGCAGGAACGTATTCATGGCAGGAGGCACGGGGCTCTATATAAAGGCCCTTACCCAGGGGCTCTTTGAGGGGCCTGAGGCCGACTGGGACCTTAGAAGGGGGCTACTTGAGATCGCTGGCTCAAAGGGCAGGGCGGCCATCCATGAGATGCTGAAGGAGGTAGACCCCGAGAGCGCGGCAAAGATACACCCCAATAACCTGCACAGGGTGGTAAGGGCCCTTGAGGTCTATGAGCTCTCCAAAAAGCCCATATCCGGTCTTCAGAAAGAGCATTCCTTCTCATCCTCACCTTACGAGACCCTCAAGATAGGCCTTGCGAAGGAGAGGACGGAGCTCTACTCCGACATAGACCACAGGGTCGACAGGATGATAGCGGCCGGGCTTCTGGATGAGACAAAAAAGCTGCTTGCCATGGGATACCGTTCTGACTTGAAGCCGATGCGCGGTTTGGGTTATAAAGAAATGACAGGTTTCATAAATGGCGAATACGCCTTCGACGAGGCGGTCCGCCTTTTGAAGAGGAACACCAGACACTACGCAAAAAGGCAGTTGACCTGGTTTAAGGGCGACCATGAAATAAGATGGTTTAACCCTGCTGATAAAACGGGTATAATAACGATTGTAAGGGAATTCCTCGATTGA
- a CDS encoding isoprenylcysteine carboxyl methyltransferase: MHGDGFSYGYGFWSLVIVNVLFFLFFILSFLAPVKRREWRSMGVATAFIIALFTEMYGFPLTIYILTAVLGAKYPSLNPFSHESGHLWATLLGGGQTMLMLIHLVSNGLMIAGFLVMASGWRQVHGAKGELVTTGLYSRVRHPQYSGLFLVTIGLLVQWPTIITAVMWPVLLFAYYRLAKNEEEEMERGFGEAYRRYREEVPMFIPKIAAKK, from the coding sequence ATGCACGGAGACGGCTTCTCTTACGGATACGGCTTCTGGTCGCTCGTCATCGTAAACGTCCTCTTCTTTCTCTTCTTTATCCTTAGCTTCCTCGCGCCAGTAAAGAGGAGGGAATGGAGGTCGATGGGGGTGGCGACCGCCTTCATAATCGCCCTCTTTACCGAGATGTACGGCTTTCCCCTGACGATCTATATCCTTACGGCCGTACTGGGGGCGAAGTACCCGTCGCTTAATCCCTTTTCCCACGAGAGCGGACATCTCTGGGCCACATTGCTCGGCGGCGGCCAAACGATGCTCATGCTCATACACCTGGTAAGTAACGGCCTCATGATAGCCGGTTTCCTTGTGATGGCCTCCGGATGGAGGCAGGTGCACGGAGCTAAGGGAGAGCTGGTCACTACAGGCCTTTACAGCCGTGTCCGCCATCCCCAGTACTCAGGGCTTTTCCTTGTGACCATAGGGCTTCTTGTGCAATGGCCCACTATCATAACAGCCGTCATGTGGCCTGTCCTCCTCTTCGCCTATTACAGGCTCGCTAAAAATGAGGAGGAGGAGATGGAAAGAGGTTTCGGAGAGGCGTACAGGAGGTACAGGGAGGAGGTCCCTATGTTCATACCGAAGATAGCGGCAAAAAAGTAA
- a CDS encoding tryptophan--tRNA ligase produces the protein MARARVLSGMRPTGKLHFGHYHGVLANWLRLQEEYDCFFFVADWHALTTDYANPAGIKENIREMVLDWFSVGIDPAKATIFRQSSVKEHAELHVLLSMITPLPWLERNPTYKEQLQEIKDKDLHTYGFLGYPVLQTSDIIIYKANKVPVGIDQAPHVELSREITRRFNFFYGEVFPEPETLLTAIPKVLGTDGRKMSKSYNNAIFLSDPPEEVEKKILTMMTDTARKKRTDVGSPDLCPFFLTFHNLYSDELTISWVREGCTKALIGCIECKKSVIPKVLATLEPIQKRRKELEAAPDRVEEIISEGAKKAAPVAADTMRDVRAKMGLG, from the coding sequence ATGGCGCGCGCTCGGGTATTAAGCGGGATGAGGCCGACCGGAAAGCTGCATTTCGGCCACTATCACGGGGTGCTTGCCAACTGGCTTCGCCTGCAGGAAGAGTACGATTGCTTCTTCTTCGTCGCCGACTGGCACGCCCTCACTACCGACTACGCCAACCCGGCCGGGATAAAGGAGAACATACGGGAGATGGTCCTCGACTGGTTCTCTGTCGGCATAGACCCGGCAAAGGCGACCATCTTCAGGCAGTCTTCCGTAAAGGAGCACGCCGAGCTTCACGTGCTCCTTTCGATGATAACCCCCCTGCCCTGGCTGGAGCGCAATCCGACCTACAAGGAGCAGCTACAGGAGATAAAGGACAAGGACCTGCATACATACGGCTTTCTGGGCTACCCGGTCCTTCAGACCTCCGATATAATCATATACAAGGCGAACAAGGTGCCCGTCGGCATAGACCAGGCCCCGCACGTAGAGCTCTCAAGGGAGATAACCAGGCGCTTCAACTTCTTCTACGGCGAGGTCTTCCCGGAGCCTGAAACGCTCCTTACGGCGATACCGAAGGTGCTCGGCACAGACGGCAGGAAGATGAGCAAGTCCTACAACAACGCCATATTCCTCTCTGACCCGCCTGAAGAGGTCGAAAAGAAGATACTCACCATGATGACCGACACGGCCCGCAAGAAGCGCACCGACGTTGGCTCGCCCGACCTCTGCCCCTTTTTCCTGACCTTCCACAACCTCTATTCTGATGAGTTGACCATCAGCTGGGTACGGGAAGGCTGCACAAAGGCCCTCATAGGCTGCATAGAGTGCAAAAAGTCGGTGATACCCAAGGTGCTCGCCACCCTTGAGCCGATACAGAAAAGGCGCAAAGAACTGGAAGCCGCCCCGGACAGGGTCGAAGAGATCATAAGCGAAGGCGCCAAAAAGGCCGCGCCCGTGGCCGCCGATACCATGCGGGATGTCAGGGCAAAGATGGGGCTTGGATAA
- a CDS encoding Fe-S cluster assembly scaffold protein NifU, whose protein sequence is MYSEKVMDHFSNPRNVGEVEDANGTGTVGNPACGDIMKLSIKVENDVIQEVKFKTFGCGAAIATSSMITELVKGKGLVEAEQISNNTVAEALDGLPPVKMHCSNLAADALHAAIEDYKKKQTEPAR, encoded by the coding sequence ATGTATAGCGAAAAAGTGATGGACCACTTCTCAAACCCCAGGAACGTGGGCGAGGTCGAGGACGCGAACGGCACCGGCACGGTAGGGAACCCTGCCTGCGGAGATATAATGAAGCTCAGCATAAAGGTCGAGAACGACGTGATTCAAGAGGTAAAGTTCAAGACCTTCGGCTGCGGCGCGGCCATAGCCACAAGCTCTATGATAACCGAGCTTGTAAAGGGCAAGGGCCTTGTCGAGGCGGAGCAGATATCGAACAACACGGTAGCGGAGGCCCTCGACGGGTTGCCGCCCGTCAAGATGCACTGCTCGAACCTTGCCGCAGACGCCCTCCACGCGGCGATCGAGGACTATAAGAAGAAACAGACAGAACCGGCAAGGTAA